Proteins encoded in a region of the Leifsonia sp. PS1209 genome:
- a CDS encoding ROK family protein: MSAARADGRYVVGIDLGGTKIRAGIATITGDVLHELTQPTLDGREIVAQVTEIVSALAAAVGASGAAVVATAVGGAGVPDADAGHFDLAPNLGGLEGFGVVAELERRLGHAVVIDNDVNIAALGELHDGVGAEVDSFAFVSVGTGIGVGLVLDRRVWQGVRGAAGEIGYLPIGADPLDPANHRRGPLEEVVSGEAIVQRYERASGSTGSTTVDVFERSGDGDRDAAASLDEEARWLAHAIVSVDAVVDPGLFVLGGGIGSREELLAPVLHWLGELGRPTIEVRISRLGSNAPILGAVRLAIDAALLSTEREAS, encoded by the coding sequence ATGAGCGCCGCGCGCGCCGACGGCCGCTACGTCGTCGGCATCGACCTCGGCGGAACGAAGATCCGCGCAGGCATCGCGACCATCACGGGCGACGTCCTGCACGAGCTGACCCAGCCGACCCTCGACGGGCGCGAGATCGTCGCGCAGGTGACGGAGATCGTGTCCGCCCTCGCCGCGGCGGTCGGCGCATCCGGAGCAGCCGTCGTCGCAACGGCGGTCGGCGGAGCGGGAGTGCCGGACGCGGACGCGGGCCACTTCGACCTCGCGCCGAACCTCGGCGGCCTCGAAGGCTTCGGCGTGGTCGCCGAGCTCGAAAGGCGACTGGGGCACGCCGTCGTGATCGACAACGACGTGAACATCGCAGCGCTCGGCGAACTGCACGACGGCGTGGGAGCAGAGGTCGACAGCTTCGCCTTCGTCTCCGTCGGCACCGGCATCGGCGTCGGGCTCGTGCTCGACCGCCGCGTCTGGCAGGGCGTCCGCGGTGCCGCGGGCGAGATCGGCTACCTGCCGATCGGCGCCGACCCGCTCGACCCCGCCAACCACCGCCGCGGCCCGCTGGAGGAGGTCGTCAGCGGTGAGGCGATCGTCCAGCGCTACGAGCGCGCATCCGGCAGCACCGGTTCGACCACCGTCGACGTCTTCGAGCGCTCCGGCGACGGAGACCGGGATGCGGCGGCGTCGCTCGACGAGGAGGCGCGCTGGCTCGCCCACGCGATCGTCTCCGTCGACGCCGTCGTCGATCCTGGATTGTTCGTCCTCGGCGGCGGCATCGGCAGCCGCGAGGAGTTGCTCGCACCCGTCCTCCACTGGCTCGGCGAACTCGGCCGGCCGACGATCGAGGTGCG
- a CDS encoding aryldialkylphosphatase has translation MTRQVMTVLGPVDPAELGRVMPHEHLLSLTPGPWLTGGTSDDSVDRAVDALARLRDLGFGTVVDLSPYNVVGRDANGDNAAQLVEISRRSGLHIVSGTALYLEAYAPGWALDADLDALTARLIRDAEQGIGDSGVRAGVFGEQATSLGEITPHEEKCLRAVARAQRATGLGIMTHTTHGTQALEQLDILRSEGIDLDRVVVGHIDTQLGSELPRRVIDAGARVAVDTIGKEDWEFFLGPVPDARDDGEYAKQSFHRSDAGRADLVAGLVADGLADRILLAQDLTGAEVWMNPGTHGALGYSYLGTVFVPALQERGVSDAAIETMLAANPAAVLEAV, from the coding sequence ATGACACGGCAGGTCATGACCGTGCTCGGCCCGGTCGACCCGGCGGAACTCGGACGGGTGATGCCGCACGAGCATCTGCTGTCGCTCACGCCGGGCCCCTGGCTCACCGGGGGAACCAGCGACGACAGTGTCGACAGGGCGGTGGATGCGCTCGCCAGGCTCCGCGACCTCGGCTTCGGAACCGTGGTCGACCTCAGCCCGTACAACGTGGTCGGCCGCGATGCGAACGGCGACAACGCCGCGCAGCTCGTCGAGATCTCCCGGCGCAGCGGCCTCCACATCGTGTCAGGGACGGCCCTCTACCTCGAGGCGTACGCGCCGGGCTGGGCGCTCGACGCCGACCTCGACGCCCTCACCGCCCGCCTCATCCGCGACGCGGAGCAGGGGATCGGCGACTCCGGTGTCCGGGCCGGCGTGTTCGGCGAGCAGGCGACCAGCCTGGGCGAGATCACGCCGCACGAGGAGAAGTGCCTCCGTGCCGTTGCCAGGGCCCAGCGCGCGACGGGACTCGGCATCATGACGCACACCACGCACGGCACCCAAGCGCTGGAGCAGCTCGACATCCTCCGCTCGGAGGGCATCGACCTCGACCGCGTGGTCGTCGGGCACATCGACACCCAGCTCGGCTCCGAACTGCCGCGCCGGGTGATCGACGCCGGCGCCCGGGTGGCCGTCGACACGATCGGCAAGGAGGACTGGGAGTTCTTCCTCGGTCCGGTGCCCGACGCGCGCGACGACGGCGAGTACGCCAAGCAATCGTTCCACCGATCGGATGCTGGACGCGCCGACCTCGTCGCCGGACTCGTCGCGGACGGGCTGGCCGACCGCATCCTGCTCGCACAGGACCTGACCGGCGCGGAGGTGTGGATGAACCCCGGCACCCACGGCGCCCTCGGATACTCGTACCTCGGAACGGTCTTCGTGCCCGCGCTGCAGGAGCGTGGTGTCTCCGACGCCGCCATCGAGACGATGCTCGCGGCCAACCCCGCTGCCGTCCTGGAGGCCGTATGA